Genomic window (Egicoccus halophilus):
GGGGGGACCAACCTCGAGGCGTTCGGCGGCCCGGAATGGGGTCTGCTCGCGGTCATCGCGACGATCTGGGGTACCTCGTTCCTGTTCATGGCCGTCGGACTCGAGGCCTTCGAACCCGGCCTGATCGCCTTGGCGCGCGTCGGACTCGGAGCGCTGTCGTTGGCCCTGGTGCCCGCGGCCCGTCGCACCCGGGTCGCCCGCGAGGACCTCCCCCGCGTGGCGCTGCTCGGCGTGCTGTGGATGGGTATCCCGCTGCTGCTGTTCCCGGTCGCGCAGCAGTGGATCGACTCCTCGGTGGCCGGGATGGTGAACGCCGCGATGCCCCTGACCACCGCGGCGTGGTCGGCCCTGCTGCTGCGACGCCTGCCAGGCCGCGCGCAAGCCGTCGGTCTGGCCGTCGGGTTCGCCGGGATCGTCGCCATCTCGCTCCCGGAACTGCCCGTGGGAGCCACCCGCACCGGCACCGGTGCCACGGCGCTCGGAACCGGCCTGGTGTTCGTCGCGGTCGTGCTCTACGGGCTGTCGGCGAACCTCGCCGTGCCGCTGCAGCAACGCTACGGCTCGCTGTCGGTCCTCCTCCGCGCCCAGCTCGCCGCGCTGGTCGTGATCGCCCCGTTCGGCATCGCCGCCATCGGCCCGTCACGCTGGGACCTCGGCGCGGCGCTCGCGATGCTGCCGCTCGGTCTGCTCGGCACCGGCCTGGCGTTCGTGCTGATGGCGACGCTGGTCGGACGCGTGGGCGGCCCGCGCGGCTCGGTCGCGATCTACTTCGTCCCGGTGGTCGCGATCGCCGCCGGCGTGGCGTTCCGCAGCGAGCAGGTCCACCCGCTGGCCGTCGTCGGCACCGTGCTGGTGCTCGCCGGGGCGTGGATCACCTCACGCCGCGAATCGCTGCCTCCCGCGCCGCTCGGCCGCGGCTGAGCGGCGCAGAGGGACGCGCGTCCGCCCCCGCAGCTGTCGGCGCGCCCCCGAGCGACCCGTCAGGCGGTCGGGTCCTGCAGCGCCCGCTCGACGCGGTCCTTCTTGTAGGCGAG
Coding sequences:
- a CDS encoding DMT family transporter — translated: MLATSGGTNLEAFGGPEWGLLAVIATIWGTSFLFMAVGLEAFEPGLIALARVGLGALSLALVPAARRTRVAREDLPRVALLGVLWMGIPLLLFPVAQQWIDSSVAGMVNAAMPLTTAAWSALLLRRLPGRAQAVGLAVGFAGIVAISLPELPVGATRTGTGATALGTGLVFVAVVLYGLSANLAVPLQQRYGSLSVLLRAQLAALVVIAPFGIAAIGPSRWDLGAALAMLPLGLLGTGLAFVLMATLVGRVGGPRGSVAIYFVPVVAIAAGVAFRSEQVHPLAVVGTVLVLAGAWITSRRESLPPAPLGRG